The Lichenihabitans psoromatis genome contains a region encoding:
- a CDS encoding P-II family nitrogen regulator, producing MKKIEAIIKPFKLDEVKEALQEVGLQGITVTEAKGFGRQKGHTELYRGAEYVVDFLPKVKIEIVLADEIVEKAVEAIRKSAQTGRIGDGKIFVSHIEGAIRIRTGETGNDAI from the coding sequence ATGAAAAAGATCGAGGCCATCATCAAGCCCTTCAAGCTGGATGAAGTGAAAGAAGCGCTTCAGGAAGTCGGATTGCAGGGCATCACTGTGACCGAGGCGAAGGGTTTTGGACGCCAGAAGGGCCACACCGAGCTCTACCGCGGCGCCGAATACGTCGTCGACTTTCTTCCCAAGGTGAAGATCGAGATCGTTCTGGCCGACGAGATCGTCGAGAAGGCCGTTGAAGCGATCCGGAAATCGGCGCAGACGGGACGGATCGGCGATGGCAAGATTTTTGTATCGCATATCGAGGGGGCGATCCGCATCCGGACCGGTGAAACCGGCAACGACGCGATCTGA